A DNA window from Peromyscus leucopus breed LL Stock chromosome 3, UCI_PerLeu_2.1, whole genome shotgun sequence contains the following coding sequences:
- the Gprin3 gene encoding G protein-regulated inducer of neurite outgrowth 3 — MGTVPDPLRVTKASIVAASGKEEGRGELQNTSPQQAQLDKNAGGIGNAPAELSLRLSAAAEALMQACVHETSQQDMASPGVLNEVEPVSPTHGPPDDSRLQGSKELAAPSLNPTAEKELRSAPFLMPAIQHTHHAIQDDPPNTSSCLAPEDSLVKSKANSNSEKPETSSCPTQVPCCSSENQMLCDFPSPENIQGIVQASDPAMGVHLSPSADRPDGEGQKVNSNTTVGPSEPLARGGCSENKQPFATAMDTTGEGSENLPPSPLTSRDSTCSPDAKEVPVRAQHPVSRFKEASTMTCQAERETKEVPGRAWQDAEVQAVASVESRSVSTSPSILPAFLKEIPAPEGENEQEQLRVVCHGKGSGGHLLELSNSTVDPQESRQCAGIVPKVHILPAAATPTASKGECKTKNQSGEAFKSSLMASSQNQDTEEGGRASASKEATSRQPPGTNPGSQKASPIGQISPMAGSQAEISHGLGNSEPKPPEFVVKTANDHKTEPDCKLPDARGGAVTDDQLESLNPADKKGAKDGKPASPHIVKEHTPGTTCALDAKTLLLNPKSQGNEGTGPESNLAPSPGRKNQQNTLEEHRQTKTATSLSLPPDGTGDSSPGSGKRTPSRSVKASPRRASRVSEFLKELNVTAAAAQVGLTPGEKKKQMGADSKLQLKQSKRVRDVVWDDQGMTWEVYGASLDPESLGIAIQNHLQRQIREHEKLVKTQSDQTRRSISSDSSSSKKLKGRQQGVLQSMLQNFRRPNCCVRPAPSSVLD; from the coding sequence ATGGGGACTGTGCCTGACCCTCTGAGAGTGACTAAAGCTTCCATAGTGGCAGCTTCTGGAAAGGAAGAGGGTCGAGGAGAGCTGCAGAATACCTCCCCACAACAAGCTCAGCTGGATAAGAATGCTGGCGGCATTGGCAATGCCCCTGCTGAACTCAGCCTCAGGCTCAGTGCAGCTGCTGAGGCCCTGATGCAAGCTTGTGTGCATGAAACCAGCCAGCAAGACATGgcatctcctggtgtcctcaatgAGGTGGAGCCAGTGTCTCCCACACACGGCCCTCCTGATGACTCCCGGCTGCAAGGAAGCAAGGAGCTGGCAGCACCGAGCCTGAATCCTACTGCAGAGAAGGAACTTAGATCTGCACCATTTTTAATGCCAGCCATTCAGCACACTCACCATGCCATCCAAGATGACCCGCCAAATACTAGCAGCTGCCTGGCACCTGAAGATTCCTTGGTGAAATCAAAGGCAAACTCAAACAGTGAGAAACCTGAGACGTCAAGTTGTCCTACCCAGGTCCCCTGTTGCAGCAGCGAAAATCAAATGCTCTGTGATTTTCCTTCTCCAGAAAATATCCAGGGAATTGTACAGGCTTCGGATCCAGCAATGGGGGTTCACTTGTCCCCTTCTGCAGACAGACCTGATGGGGAAGGGCAGAAAGTCAACAGTAACACCACAGTGGGACCCAGTGAACCTCTAGCAAGAGGAGGATGCTCAGAGAACAAACAGCCCTTTGCCACTGCCATGGATACCACGGGGGAAGGGTCTGAAAAccttcccccatccccactcACCAGCAGAGATTCCACATGTTCTCCAGATGCAAAGGAGGTGCCGGTTCGAGCGCAGCATCCGGTGTCAAGGTTCAAAGAAGCCAGTACAATGACCTGCCAAGCTGAAAGGGAGACTAAGGAGGTCCCTGGCAGGGCTTGGCAAGATGCCGAAGTGCAGGCAGTGGCAAGTGTGGAGAGCAGGTCTGTCTCTACCAGTCCCAGCATCCTCCCCGCATTCTTAAAGGAAATTCCTGCTCCCGAGGGTGAGAATGAGCAAGAGCAGCTACGTGTAGTTTGCCATGGCAAGGGCAGTGGAGGCCACTTACTGGAACTCTCTAACAGCACAGTAGACCCCCAAGAGTCAAGGCAGTGTGCCGGCATTGTGCCCAAAGTGCACAtcctgccagccgctgccactCCTACTGCTTCCAAGGGggaatgcaaaacaaaaaaccaatcagGGGAAGCCTTTAAATCCTCACTGATGGCCTCCAGTCAAAACCAGGATACAGAGGAAGGCGGGCGGGCTTCAGCAAGCAAAGAGGCAACCTCCAGGCAGCCTCCAGGTACTAATCCTGGCTCCCAGAAAGCTAGCCCCATTGGCCAGATTTCCCCCATGGCTGGGAGTCAAGCTGAGATAAGTCATGGGCTGGGGAACTCTGAACCCAAGCCACCTGAATTTGTAGTGAAAACTGCAAATGACCACAAAACAGAGCCAGACTGCAAACTACCTGATGCCCGTGGAGGTGCGGTTACAGATGACCAGCTGGAGAGCTTGAACCCTGCTGATAAAAAAGGTGCAAAGGACGGGAAGCCTGCTTCTCCTCATATTGTGAAAGAGCACACACCTGGGACCACCTGCGCCCTAGATGCCAAAACCCTACTACTAAATCCTAAATCTCAAGGAAATGAAGGTACAGGGCCCGAGAGCAATCTTGCACCCTCCCCAGGGAGGAAGAACCAGCAGAACACCTTGGAAGAACACAGGCAGACCAAAACAGCCACGAGCCTGAGCCTGCCACCCGATGGCACGGGGGACTCGAGCCCAGGCTCTGGCAAGAGGACCCCTTCTCGCTCAGTCAAGGCCAGCCCACGCCGGGCCAGCCGGGTCAGCGAGTTCCTGAAGGAGCTCAATGTGACGGCAGCTGCTGCCCAGGTGGGGCTCACACctggagaaaagaagaaacagatgggCGCAGACTCCAAGCTGCAGCTGAAACAGTCCAAGCGAGTCAGGGACGTAGTGTGGGATGACCAGGGCATGACCTGGGAAGTGTATGGTGCTTCCTTGGACCCAGAGTCCCTGGGAATTGCCATCCAGAACCATTTACAGAGACAAATTAGGGAGCATGAGAAACTAGTTAAAACACAAAGTGACCAGACTCGAAGGTCTATTTCCTCAGATTCTTCTTCAAGTAAGAAGCTCAAAGGGAGACAGCAGGGCGTCCTACAGTCCATGCTGCAAAACTTCCGGCGCCCCAACTGCTGTGTCCGCCCCGCGCCATCTTCCGTGTTGGACTGA